A window of Variovorax sp. PBL-E5 contains these coding sequences:
- a CDS encoding Bug family tripartite tricarboxylate transporter substrate binding protein, producing the protein MWIQRRRVGTAAAALLFSASGAFAQSAFPSQPIKVIIGYAAGGALDTVTRIVAQGMAESLGQPVVVDNKPGASGLIATEFVKQAPPDGYTVLFVPSTFVVNPIMMVKAPYDPAKDFTPVSNLATMAEVLVTAQDSKINSVRDLVALAKADPGKMSYASTGVGGPAHLSGELLQTQTGIQTIHVPFKGNAPAVTEVMAGRVSYMFNPTTGLKEFVQAKKLKPIAITGVNHRLPEFPDVPTMAEAGFPGFEDVGIWFGVVAPVKTPPAVVARLNAAIQDALRKPAALERLKSVGAVPTAGTPKEFQDFLARDLVRWTGLIKAAGITMSN; encoded by the coding sequence ATGTGGATTCAACGTCGTAGAGTCGGCACAGCTGCCGCGGCCCTGCTCTTTTCGGCTAGCGGCGCGTTTGCGCAATCGGCCTTCCCCAGCCAACCGATCAAAGTCATCATCGGCTACGCGGCCGGTGGCGCACTGGACACGGTCACGCGCATCGTCGCGCAGGGCATGGCCGAATCGCTGGGCCAGCCGGTGGTGGTGGACAACAAGCCGGGCGCCAGCGGCCTGATCGCGACCGAGTTCGTGAAGCAGGCGCCGCCCGACGGCTACACCGTGCTATTCGTGCCTTCAACCTTTGTGGTCAACCCGATCATGATGGTCAAGGCGCCCTACGACCCGGCCAAGGATTTCACGCCGGTATCCAACCTTGCCACGATGGCCGAAGTGCTGGTCACGGCGCAGGACTCCAAGATCAACTCGGTACGCGACCTTGTGGCGCTGGCCAAGGCCGATCCGGGGAAGATGAGTTACGCATCAACCGGCGTGGGCGGACCCGCGCATCTGTCAGGCGAACTGTTGCAGACGCAGACAGGCATCCAGACCATCCATGTGCCCTTCAAGGGCAACGCACCGGCGGTCACCGAAGTGATGGCCGGCCGCGTGAGCTACATGTTCAATCCGACCACCGGTCTGAAGGAATTCGTGCAGGCGAAGAAGCTCAAGCCGATCGCCATCACGGGCGTGAACCATCGCCTACCCGAGTTCCCTGACGTACCGACCATGGCCGAGGCCGGCTTCCCGGGTTTCGAGGATGTCGGCATCTGGTTCGGCGTCGTGGCGCCCGTCAAGACGCCGCCGGCCGTCGTCGCGCGCCTGAATGCCGCCATTCAAGACGCGCTGCGCAAGCCCGCCGCGCTCGAGCGGTTGAAGTCCGTCGGCGCGGTGCCGACCGCCGGCACGCCCAAGGAATTCCAGGACTTCCTGGCACGCGACCTCGTCCGCTGGACCGGCCTGATCAAGGCGGCCGGCATCACGATGTCGAACTGA